One Glycine max cultivar Williams 82 chromosome 4, Glycine_max_v4.0, whole genome shotgun sequence DNA segment encodes these proteins:
- the LOC102666172 gene encoding uncharacterized protein — MKEVRSFLGDAGFCKRFIQDFSKIALPLSKLLQKDVDFVLDQPGKEALEELKRRLTTSPIMHPLDWELTFELMCHTSNYALGAILSQRVDRLSHIITYASRTLDAEQVNYTTTKNKFLAIVLALDKFKSYLLCSHITVFTDHAILRDRSGAENLIEGPVDSFPIRNNFPDDHLIQLHSSHVTPWFADIVNFIVPFVVPPHASRSQIDKLKSDAKYYVWDDPYLWRFGSDQVIRRVIFGKACHLLVEIEHHAYWVVKGCNMAFDEIGMERKLQLHELEEIRLDVYENSKIHKKKVKRFYDSRILMKEFHIGQKLRLKMKVIGKVFKVNGHQLKLFHESPQVEEEFVADSLVLPILCDDVP, encoded by the exons ATGAAG GAAGTACGTTCTTTCCTTGGAGATGCAGGTTTCTGCAAGAGATTTATCCAGGATTTTAGCAAGATTGCCTTGCCATTGTCCAAGCTTCTTCAGAAGGACGTAGATTTTGTGCTTGACCAGCCTGGCAAAGAAGCACTTGAGGAGTTGAAGAGGAGGCTTACCACTTCTCCTATCATGCATCCACTAGATTGGGAGCTTACTTTTGAGCTCATGTGTCATACCTCTAACTATGCACTTGGGGCTATTTTGTCACAGAGAGTTGATAGACTATCACACATCATTACTTATGCCTCACGCACTTTGGATGCAGAACAAGTTAACTACACCACCaccaaaaataagtttttagctATTGTTTTAGCATTAGATAAATTCAAATCTTATTTGCTTTGCTCTCATATTACTGTCTTTACTGACCATGCAATTTTGAG AGATAGGAGTGGTGCGGAAAACTTGATTGAGGGACCTGTGGATTCCTTTCCAATTAGGAATAACTTCCCTGATGATCATTTGATTCAGTTACATTCATCACATGTCACACCTTGGTTTGCTGACATTGTGAATTTCATTGTTCCATTTGTTGTCCCACCGCATGCATCTAGGTCTCAAATAGATAAACTTAAGAGTGATGCCAAATATTATGTATGGGATGATCCTTACTTGTGGAGGTTTGGTAGTGACCAAGTGATTCGTAG GGTGATTTTTGGTAAGGCATGTCACCTTctagtggagattgagcacCATGCTTATTGGGTAGTGAAGGGTTGTAACATGGCATTTGATGAAATAGGTATGGAAAGGAAGCTTCAATTGCATGAACTTGAGGAGATCCGCTTAGATGTCTATGAGAACTCCAAGATTCacaagaagaaagtgaagagATTTTATGACTCTAGGATTCTTAtgaaggagttccatattggcCAAAAA TtgagattaaaaatgaaagttattggaaAAGTTTTCAAAGTAAACGGTCACCAACTCAAGCTTTTTCATGAGAGCCCCCAAGTGGAGGAGGAATTTGTGGCGGACTCTCTGGTTTTGCCAATTTTATGTGATGATGTGCCTTGA